The sequence CCCGGCGTCGATGGTGAGGATGGCGTCCCGGGGCAGCACCCGGGCGAGGGCGGCCTGGGCGCGGCGCGGGTCGATGGGCCTGCCGCCATACTCGAGGGCCGCCTCGCGGTGGCGCTCCTGGGCGGCGCGCACCCCGGCCGCTCTTTCGCGCCAGGCGGGGCGGCTTCTCTTTTCCACGGCGCGCAGGAGGCCCTGGAGGACGAGCCCGGCGTCGGCGGCGAGGCCCACGTCGGCCCGGTAGGCCCGGCCGATTGAGCGGGGGTCGAGGGCGGCGTGGATGAGCTTGGCGCCCCCCGGGAGAAAGCCGGGCTTCAAGAAGCTCGTGGTGTGGGCGAGGCGGGTGCCCACGGCGAGCACCACGTCGGCCGCCTCGAAGAGGGCGCGCGCCTCGGGGAGGGTGCCCCGCCCGATGGAGCCGAGGTGCAGCGGGTGCTCCGCGCTCATCACGTCGTCGCGGCCGGTCGAGGTCATGACGGGGGCGGAGAGTGCCTCGGCGAGCTTGGCCAGATCACCGGAAGCGCCGGACCACAGCACGCCCCCGCCCGCCACGATGAGGGGCCGCTCGGCCCGCTTCAGGAGATCGGCGGCGGCGGCCAGGGCCTCGGGGTCGGGGGCGGGCCGGGGGGGACGGGGGGCGCCGCCGAGCGTGGGGGCGGGGGAAGCCTCGTTCATCACGTCGCGCGGGAGGTCCAGGTGCACCGGGCCCGGCACCCCGGTGACGGCGGCATGGTAGGCCTCGCGGACGGCGTCGGCGGCGCGCTCGGGCTTGCGCACCTGGACGGACCACTTCACCACGGGCTTGAAGAGGGCGATCTGATCGATCTCCTGGGCGGACTCCCGGAAGGTGTCCTTCATCATGGGCGCCCCGGTGATGACGAGGACGGGGCTCTGGGCCATCCAGGCGTTGGCGACCCCGGTCAGGAGGTTGGTGGCGCCGGGGCCGTTCGTGGCCATGCAGACCCCGGGCCGGCCGGTCAGGCGCCCGTAGGCGTCGGCCATGAGGGCGGCGCTCTGCTCGTGGCGCACGGTGAGGAAGTGGAGGTCCTCGCGGCCGTACATGCCGTCCAGGATCTCGATCATGCATGAGCCGGCCATGCCGACGACGTTCCGGCAGCCGAGCTGCGCCAGCGCCTCCGCCACGGCGTGGCCCGCGGTCATGGTGGCCATCCGCCTCCTCCTCTCTGAAGGCCGAATCCTGCTGAAACGGCCGGAATCCGGCTCCGGGCGGGGCCCTCGGCCGCGATGGGTTCCGCTGCGGGATGAGGGGTGAATGTAGAACCCGCAAGGCGGGGGTGTCAAAACCCCGGCCTTTTCAGGCGTTGTGGATCACCTGAGGAAAAAATCAGTGAAAATCCGGGCTTGCAAAAAAATTCGATTTTTGTTTGTATTATAGATGTGTTTTCTTCGTAGACACTTCGGGGGGTTCGCTGGGCATGCTGGCCGCGGCCGGGCGCTCGGAAGCGCTGGATATTCAAGCCACTGCGCGCGTGGAGAGCATCGCCG comes from Candidatus Tectomicrobia bacterium and encodes:
- a CDS encoding thiamine pyrophosphate-binding protein; its protein translation is MATMTAGHAVAEALAQLGCRNVVGMAGSCMIEILDGMYGREDLHFLTVRHEQSAALMADAYGRLTGRPGVCMATNGPGATNLLTGVANAWMAQSPVLVITGAPMMKDTFRESAQEIDQIALFKPVVKWSVQVRKPERAADAVREAYHAAVTGVPGPVHLDLPRDVMNEASPAPTLGGAPRPPRPAPDPEALAAAADLLKRAERPLIVAGGGVLWSGASGDLAKLAEALSAPVMTSTGRDDVMSAEHPLHLGSIGRGTLPEARALFEAADVVLAVGTRLAHTTSFLKPGFLPGGAKLIHAALDPRSIGRAYRADVGLAADAGLVLQGLLRAVEKRSRPAWRERAAGVRAAQERHREAALEYGGRPIDPRRAQAALARVLPRDAILTIDAG